The genome window TCACGTCGCCCACGGCTTCCTGACGCGCATCAGCTTCGTAACGCTGACGGATCACGCTCATTGGCACTTTGCCTGGGCGGAAACCTGGGATTTTGGCCTTTTGGGCAGTCTGCTGCAGACGCTTGTTGACCTGAGTCTCGATGCGCTCAGCCGGCACGGTGATGCTCATGCGGCGCTCAAGAGCAGAAGTATTTTCAACAGAAACTTGCATGGATATTCCTCGTTGCACAGACGTTGGCCGGGCGTTTCCGACCCCAGAATCAAGGGCATGCATTCTAGTAGGTCAAACTCAAGAAGTCACCCTACTGAAAACGCGCTGGAAACAGGCGCCGGATTTAGGGCGGGGCAAACGGTCATGCCCCACCCGGATTGCAAATACAGTCGATTCAGTCCAAGGCTCTGCGCCAACGCTTCTATATATAGAAGCCGCTTCTCCGGTCGCGCAGCGCCCCGCCCCACAAGGAGACCAACGGGCATACCGCGCATCATCACGAAACACATTCGTGACAAACCGACCGCTGCGCACAACCGCAAAAACAGTACCGACGCCAAACACAGAACCACTGAAAACAAAAACGGCGCAGCCCCTTTCAGGTACTGCGCCGTTTTCTGCTATTTAAATAGCCACTTGTATGGTGCGGACGGAGAGACTCGAACTCTCACACCTTGCGGCGCTGGAACCTAAATCCAGTGTGTCTACCAATTCCACCACATCCGCGTATCAAGCTTTTAAAGCAAAGGCGCCAGATTGTTAGATCTGGCGCCTTTCTAGAATATGGGGTGGACGATGGGGATCGAACCCACGACAACGGGAGTCACAATCCCGTGCTCTACCAACTGAGCTACGCCCACCATATTGCCTTGTTGCCTTACTTGTGCCAAAGCTGCCTAATTGGCGCACCCGGCAGGACTCGAACCTGCGACCATCCGCTTAGAAGGCGGATGCTCTATCCAGCTGAGCTACGGGCGCCTTTTTAATCTGTATTCTTGGACGATTACAAACTAAGTGCTTTCAGTTTTGCCGAGTTGAAACAACCAACTCCGCTCCACCTTCTTAACCAGTGCTAGGCTGTGCCCGACAAGTGCGACGAATGTTATAGACGGCCTGATAGGTCGTCAACTCTTTTTTAAAAAAAATTCATTTAATTAAAGGGGTTAGGGGAATTTGCAGACCAAGCGCCTTTGCCCTCACGCCCCGGCATGCGAGAATGCGTTCTCTTTTTTTCCCCTCTCGATGGTTAACCACGCGCAATGACTGCACAACTTATCGACGGCAAATCGATCGCCGCCAGCCTGCGCCAGCAGATCGCCCAACGAGTCACCGAGCGCCGCCAGCAAGGCCTGCGTACGCCCGGCCTTGCGGTGATCCTGGTCGGCAGCGATCCTGCCTCTCAGGTTTATGTCTCGCACAAGCGTAAAGACTGTGAAGAGGTCGGCTTCCTTTCCCAGGCCTACGACCTGCCTTCCGAAACCACCCAGCAAGCGTTGGCCGATCTGATCGATCGCCTGAACGACGACCCGAACATCGACGGTGTTCTGCTCCAGTTGCCGCTGCCTGAACACCTCGACGCCTCCAAACTGCTGGAGCGTATCCGCCCGGACAAAGATGTCGACGGTTTCCATCCTTATAATGTCGGCCGCCTGGCCCAACGCATCCCACTGCTTCGTCCCTGCACCCCCAAAGGCATCATGACCTTGCTGGAAAGCACTGGCGTGGACCTGTATGGCCTCGATGCCGTGGTGGTGGGGGCGTCCAACATCGTCGGCCGCCCGATGGCCATGGAGTTGCTGCTGGCCGGCTGCACCGTGACCGTGACCCATCGCTTCACCAAGGACCTGGCCGGCCATGTCGGCCGTGCCGACCTGGTGGTAGTGGCCGCCGGCAAACCCGGGCTGGTCAGGGGCGAGTGGATCAAGGAAGGCGCCATCGTCATCGACGTGGGCATCAATCGCCAGGACGACGGCAAGCTGGTGGGCGACGTGGTCTACGAGACCGCCCTGCCCCGCGCTGGCTGGATCACCCCGGTACCCGGCGGCGTAGGCCCGATGACCCGGGCCTGCCTGCTGGAAAACACGTTGTACGCGGCCGAGACGCTGCATAGCTGATCGACGCGCCAACAAAGACCCTGTGGGAGCGAGCTTGCTCGCGATAGCGGTGGACCGGCCAACATCCAAGTTGACTGACACACTGCCATCGCGAGCAAGCTCGCTCCCACAGGTGTTTCCGGGGCCTGGACTTAGCCGCCAGGTATCGATCGCGCAAACTACAAGATTTTCAGATTCGATTCGCCAGAATCGCCCTTCATTAAACTTTATTTATTCACAAGCCTTGGCGATACAGGCATATAGCGCTGCTATCGCCCATACTCCTAAAATGCGACGTTTTCTTTAAAAGTCGTTGCTCAACGGCACCTTCAACTCCATCGAGTCTACTCGCGTGAAAATCCGTCTTTCGATCATCAGCCTGTTCATCGCTTTCACAGGCCCCTTCATCACGCACAATGCCGTTGCACAGGAAACCATCGCGGCCCCTCGGGATTCAGCCAAGCTGCAAGTGGCCTCGGGCAGCGCGATGCTGTTGGACCTGCAGACGGATAAAGTCGTTTATTCGAGCAACCCGGACGTGGTGGTGCCTATCGCTTCGGTGACCAAGTTGATGACCGGCCTGATTGTGCTGGATGCCAAACAGAACCTGGATGAATACATTTCCATCACCATCGCCAACACCCCAGAGATGAAGGGCGTGTTTTCCCGGGTCAAGCTCAACAGCGAACTGTCGCGCCGGGACGTACTGCTGATCGCCCTGATGTCTTCGGAAAACCGCGCCGCCGCCAGCCTCGCCCACCACTATCCGGGCGGCTATGCGGCATTCATTGCCGCCATGAACGCCAAGGCCAAGGCATTGGGCATGACCAGCACTCATTACGTCGAACCCACGGGCCTGTCGATCAACAACGTCTCCACCGCCCGGGACCTGACCAAGCTGTTGATCGCCGCCCGCAAGTACCCACTGCTGAGCGAACTGAGTACGACCAAGGAAAAGACCGTTACCTTCCGCAAGCCTGTGTACAGCCTGGGATTTCGCAACACCGACCACTTGGTCCACAAGGCCAACTGGGATATCCAGTTGACCAAGACCGGCTTCACCAACCAGGCCGGCCACTGCCTGGTGCTGGTGACGAAAATGGGCAATCGCCCGATGGCGCTGGTGATCCTCGACGCCTTTGGCAAGTACACGCACTTCGCTGATGCCAGCCGGATTCGTAGCTGGGTGGAAACCGGAAAAAGCGCCGCCGTGCCCGCGGTGGCCCTGCAATACAAGGCCGCCAAGAATCTCAAGAGCCGCCAGAGTGGCGTGGTGGAAGCCTCCAAATAATTCAACGGCACAAAACTGTGGGAGCAAAGCTTGCTCGCGATAGGGATAGGCCAGTCGACAATGCCGTTGACTGGCCTGCCACCATCGCGAGCAAGCTTTGCTCCCACAGGTTATTTATGGCTTCAAGTCACCCAGCGGATCATAGGGTTTGGGCTTGCGCTCATCCTTCTTGTCCAGGGGCGCCTTGGCCGGCCCTACCGGGTCGACCTGGGGATCCTCAAGGTCCGGCGAATCCGGATCGAACCCCAGGTCATCACCGCTGGAATGCTCTGATGAATGTGGCCCCGTAGGTGTTTTCGACTGTGCCATGCGTGCCTCCTCCAATCACGGTCGGAAAAATCCCCAACCCTGACGATAAGAGCCTCAAGCCCGCGGGGTCGTGCCCGACAAGTGACGAACGGGACGCTCGATCAATGCGCAGCGCCCAGGGCCTTGGTGGCCCGCGCCGCGGCTTGCTCCTGCCCTGCCCCACCCAGATCAGCCGCCGCTTTCAGCCAGCGCTGCGCGTCGACATTGGCGGGAAGCTGCGTGGGTCGCTGGACCAGCACCGCCCAGCCGCCGGCGCTCTGGAAGGCCGACTCGAAGGCACTGAAGCTCATCAACTGCCGCCGGTTCATGCCTGCACGCAGCAACACCGTCTGCTTCTGACGGTTGTAGCCGGCGAGAATCCCATACCGAGGCGCGGCCCAGAACGCCGAACCGTCGATATAGCGCACCAGCACCGGATAGCCCGCCGCGACCTGCTCCAACAGCGCAGGCAGCTTGGCGTCCAGGGGATACACCAGCAGCCCGTACTCTCGTGCCAGGGTGGGCATATTCTGCTGCAAATCGGCTTCGCCACCGGGCAGGTGCAATGGTTTTTCCAACAACCCCGGGGTGATCACAGTGCCTTGCAACGTCAATAAGGCGGCCAGGGACTGCGGAGCCCCCTGGTACATTTCGCCACGGTAGAACGGCACGCTATTGAGCTCCACCCGCTCGGGCAGGCGCTGGATCTGCGGCGATACGCTGCCCGCGCAACCCGCCAGGGCGACGAGGCAGGACACCGCCAGTACCAGTGATCGAAACGATGAAATGACCGGCGACATGACGACTCTCTTGTTCAGGCACCCGGCATCCGGGCCGGGCTTGGGTCGACGATCATAAGGTGCGCACAGCCCTGGGTATAGTGATAAGCATCGTTTTACGGCGGCAATAGAACGAACCGATCCGAACCCCAACGCCATGGATCGATCAGTTGCAACACTTGAGCGACTAGACTGTCCATTGTACTGGGTGCGATATCCCGAACCGGGGATAGAAGGAGGCACGAATGAGCCTGACCACGACAATCCTGATGCTGATATTCGGCTGGCTGAGCGTAGCCACGGCCATGCTGTGGGGAGTGCTTCGAATCGCTCGGCGCCATCATCATGCGCCACCTGCGCCATCGGAAAAAGCCGCCAAACCTGCCCGGCGCCACGCCGCCGCACACTGACCCTTCACGTTCAAACCCATAACGCTCAAATAAAAAAAGCCACCCGGGCCTGGACCCGGGTGGCTTCTGTCTGCCTGGAATCAGGCGTTGTCGGCCAGCGCCTTTTCCTTGGCCCGACGGGACAACATGTTCAACACCTCGATCGCCGCCGAGAACGCCATGGCCGCATAGATATAGCCTTTCGGTACATGGGCGCCGAAGCCTTCGGCGATCAGCGTCATGCCGATCATGATCAGGAAGCCCAGGGCCAGCATGACCACCGTCGGGTTGTCATTGATGAACTTGGCGAGCGGTTCAGCCGCCAACAGCATCACCAGCACCGATACGACGACGGCGATGATCATGATCGGCAAATGCTCGGTCATGCCCACGGCGGTGATGATGCTGTCGATGGAGAACACCAGGTCCAACATCAGGATCTGACCGATGGCCGCGGCAAAGCCCAGGGTCACGCCGGACGTGGCCGACTTGGGATCATTTGGCGCAGGATCCATGCTGTGGTGGATTTCAGTGGTCGCTTTCCACAGCAGGAACAGGCCACCGGCGATCAGGATCATGTCTTTCCAGGAGAACGCCTGGCCCAGGATTTCGATGACCGGTTCGGTCAACTGCACAATGAAGGCAATGGTGCTCAACAAGCCCAGGCGCAGGATCAGCGCCATGCCGATACCGATCCGCCGAGCCTTGGCACGATGCTGTACGGGCAGCTTGTTGGTCAGAATCGAAATGAAGATCAGGTTATCGATGCCTAGCACGATTTCCATCACGACCAGAGTCGCCAGGGCAATCCACGCGGTGGGGCTGGCGGCGAGCTGTAAAAGATAATCCATGGGTCAGTCCTGACTGATGTGACGCGTTAGATGGTTTTGGTAGGGGTTTGTGTTTCGTCAGCTTCGTCCGCCGGCTCTTTCTTCGGGCTGATCAAGCCACCGGTGGCTTCGCTGATCGCCTGTTCGGCGGCCTTGTGGGTCTCGTCGATGGCCTGCTTGGCGGTTTCCGCTGCCTGTCCCATCAGTTGCTGGGCACTTTTTTCAGCCTGTTCACAACCTGCCAGTGTCGTTACGGACATCACCAACAGGGCTGCCAGCCCCAGGGATTTGTATGTCATGGAATCAATGCCTCTTGGGAGAATAAAAGGAGCACGAAAAGTGGCCCACCAATGGCGAGGCATTCTAGAGACGCGAATACTTCAGGAAAATTCGTATTTTCAGCGGTTATACTTCGGTTTTTACGAAGCAATGTGATCCCATGCTCAATTATCGACAACTGCATTACTTCTGGGTGGTGGCGAAAACCGGCAGCATCGTGCGCGCGTGCGAGCAGTTGAACCTGACGCCACAAACCATCAGCGGTCAGATTTCCCTGTTCGAGCAGACGTATAACATCAAACTGTTTCGCCGTGTCGGGCGGCAGTTGGAACTGACCGAAGCCGGCCGCCAGACGCTCCCCTACGCCGAACACATGTTCCAGTTGGGCGGCGAACTGGAACTGATGCTGCGGGCCCAGCCCAACGAACAACAGACCCTGTTCCGGGTCGGGGTGGCGGATGTGGTGCCCAAATCCATCGTCTATCGACTGCTGGCGCCGACCATGGAGTTGAGTGAGCCGCTGCGCATCACCTGCCGCGAGGACAAGCTCGAACGGCTACTGGCGGACCTGGCGATCCAGCGTCTGGACCTGGTGATTTCCGATAGTCCGATGCCGACTCACCTGGACATCAAGGGCTACAGCCAGAAACTGGGGGAATGCGGGATCAGTTTTTTCGCCACCGCCGCGCTGGCCGAACGCTACGGGCAGGATTTCCCCCATGGCCTGCATGACGCTCCGCTGCTGATTCCCGGGCCGGAGACCGTGGTGCGCAGCCGCTTGCAACGCTGGTTCGCCGAACAACAGATCCAGCCGCGCATCGTCGGCGAATTCGACGACAGCGCACTGATGCAGGCCTTCGGTCAATCCGGCAGCGGGATTTTCATCGGCCCGAGCGTGATTGCCGAAGAGGTCAAGCGCCAATACGGCGTAGAAGTGATCGGCCAGACCGATGCGGTGAGTGAGTCCTTCTACGCCATTTCCGTGGAACGCAAGGTCAGCCACCCCGGCATCGTCGCGATTGCCGAAGGTGCGCGTCGCGAGTTGTTCAGCACTTAGCCATCCATGCAAGTCGCACGGGGCTTGACGGTCATCAGCAGCAACGCCAGCAGAATCGACACAAAGATGAACCCGGCTGCAGCGAACCCGACACTGTCCAGGCCCAGGTTATCGATGACTCGGCCACCAACCATCGCCCCCAGGCCAATCCCCAGGTTGGCCCCGGCAATGTTCAACGAGGCGGCAAACGCCGGCGCCTGCGGGGCCGCCTTCATCAGCCGCACATGACTGACCAGGAACAAAGCGGCCTGGGTCACGCCCCAGATGCCCATCGCCGCCGCCAGCGCGAGGGGCGAATGAATGCTCGGCACCAACGCCACCATGCCGCCGATCAGGAACAGGCAGAACACCATCGACGCAATCAACGGATGCCGGTCCACCGCACGGCCGCCCAGGGAATTGCCCAGTAGCCCGACTGCACCAAAGCCCATCAGGCACCAGCCCACCAAGGTGCCATCGAATCCGGCGAGGCGCTCGAGGATATCCGCCAGATAGGTGTAGGCGGTGAACATGCCGCTGAACACCAGGATCGACAACAGCACGTGCCCCTGCATCAGTGGGCTGCGCAGGATCTTCAATTGGGAGCGGAAGCTCACCTGATGCTGGTGCAAATTGGTTTTCGGCAAATAGATAAACAGCAACAAGGCCTTGGCGAAGGCAATGACCGCCAGGATCGCAAACGCGCTGCGCCAGCCAAACGCATCGGCAATCAACGTGCCCACTGGAATGCCGAACACCGTGGCGCAGACGATGCCGAAGCCGATCCGGGCGATGGCCCGCCCGGCCAGCTGCGGCCCGACAATGTCCACCGCCGTTTCACTGGCCAGCGCCCAGAACACCGGCAGGCCCAGGGCCGGGATCAACCGGGCAATGGCCATCACCCAGATGTTGGGGGCGAAGGTGGCCAGCAGGTTGGCCAGGCCGAACATCACCAGCACGCTGATAAACAGCTTGCGCCGCTCGAAGCGAGCGAACCAGGCCGTCAGGAATGGCCCGAAGGCCGCTACCGTAAACGCGAACAACGTCACCAGCAGCCCCGCCTGGGGAATGGTGACGTGCAGGTCGCGGGCAATGGACGGTAACAGGCCAACGATGACGAATTCCGTGGTCAGCACGGTAAAACCGGCGGCCGACAACAGGAAAATGGGTAACAACATGCAGAACTCCAGCAAAACGACGACACCAGCGTTAGCCGGAGGCCCGCTGGCGGAAAGAAAGTGAGAGCGACAAAGCCTAACAGAATGCGTGCGTCATACAAACGCTCGGCATGACCCGGATAAGGGTGACGGACTGTCACAGGTCCGTCAGATTTTTCATCGGCTGTGATAAAGTCCGCGGCCTGCAAATGCCCTACTTTCTCTCGGTCCGCTCATGTGGCCTGCCCGCTTGTTGCCCTGATTCGTCGACCGTTGAACACAATAAAATCAGAGATGCCGCTATGACAGCTTCGTCCGTTACCCCTTTGCAACGCCTCAAACGCACCAGCCTGGTGACGCAAATCATCATTGGCCTGATCGCCGGTATTGTCCTGGCATGGCTGGCGCCCGACCTGGCGAAATCCACCGCGTTCATTGGCAAGGTCTTCGTGTCCGCACTCAAGGCCGTGGCGCCGATTCTGGTGTTCGTGCTGGTCATGGCGTCCATCGCCAACCACAAGCACGGCCAGGAAACCCATATCCGCCCCATCCTGTTTCTCTACCTGCTGGGCACCTTCGCCGCGGCGGTGGTCGCGGTGGTTGCCAGTACGCTGTTTCCGTCCAGCCTGGTGCTGTCGACCCAAGACGTCGCGGTCACAGCGCCCGGAGGCATCAGCGAGGTGCTGCAAAGCTTGCTGCTGAGCGTGGTGGATAACCCGGTCCGGGCGCTGATGGACGGTAACTTCATCGGCATCCTGGCCTGGGCCATCGGCATGGGCATCGCCATTCGTCATGCGGGCCAGACCACGCGTACCGTGCTCGAAGACCTGTCCAACGGCGTGACCGTGATCGTGCGCCTGGTCATCCGCTTCGCCCCGCTGGGGATCTTCGGGCTGGTGGCCTCGACCCTGGCCACGTCCGGCTTCGGCGCCCTGCTCGGCTACCTGCAACTGCTCACTGTACTGATCGGTTGCATGCTGTTCGTGGCGTTGGTGGTCAACCCACTCATCGTGTTCTGGAAACTGCGTCGCAACCCTTACCCACTGGTGTTCACCTGCCTGCGGGAAAGTGGCATCACGGCGTTTTTCACGCGCAGTTCGGCGGCGAATATTCCGGTGAACCTGGAACTGAGCAAACGCCTGGGCCTGCACGAAGACACCTATTCGGTGTCGATCCCCCTGGGCGCGACCATCAACATGGCCGGCGCCGCCATCACCATCACCGTACTGACCCTGGCGGCCGTACACACCCTGGGTATTGTGGTGGACGTGCCAACCGCCGTGCTGCTGAGCGTTGTCGCCGCCATTTGCGCGTGCGGTGCATCCGGGGTGGCCGGCGGTTCGCTGTTGCTGATTCCCCTGGCGTGCAGCCTGTTTGGCATTCCCAGTGAGATCGCCATGCAAGTGGTCGCGGTGGGCTTCATCATCGGTGTCCTGCAGGACTCGGCGGAGACGGCGTTGAACTCGTCGACGGATGTGCTGTTCACGGCGGCGGCGTGCCTGGGTGAGGAAGAGAAGCTCGCCCGTACGGCGTGACAATTGCTGTGGCTGTGGGCTTGTCATCGCGAGCAGGCTCGCTCCCACAGGGGCAGCGGCGCTCACACAATAGCCGCTACGCCACCAATTCTTTGTGGGAGCGAGCTTGCTCGCGATAGCGGCGCCGAGGATGTAACAGACAGCCACAAAAAAGCCCGGGAACGGCCCACACCGTCCCGGGCTTTTTCATGCCTGCGGGGTTAGAACGCGCCCATGTAGTCGCGCTTGCCCACTTCCACGCCATTGTGGCGCAGCAATGCATAAGTGGTGGTGACGTGGAAGAAGAACTGCGGCAGGCCGTAGGTCAGCAGATAATTCTGGCCGCTGAAGCGCTTCTCCTTCGGCGTCCCCGGGCGGGTAACGATTTCGATGCCTTCCTTGCCATCGATCTGCGCAGGGCTGATGCCGTCGATAAAGGCCAATACCTTGGCGATCAGGGCTTGCAGCTCAGCGAAAGTGGTCTCGCTGTCCTCATACTTCGGCACCTCGACCTCGGCCAGGCGGGCGGACACACCCTTGGCGAAATCCACCGCGATCTGCACTTGGCGCACCAGCGGGAACATGTCCGGGTACAGGCGGGCTTGCAGGAAAGCATTCGGGTCGATGTTCTTCGCGGTGGCGTGGGCTTCAGCCTTGTTCAGAACATCGCTCAACGCGTTGAGCATCTGCTTGAAAACCGGGACGGAAGCGGCGTACAGGGAAATAGTCATGGCAATCTCATGCAGGTGGCAGGAAAGAATGATCAAACGGCTGCGATTATAGCCACGCCTTGTTGCACGGCTTGTCTTTTATTACGCAAGGATTAGGCTAGGCGGCTTCCACAGCATAGGGAACGCGCGATGAGCATCGAAGAACAACAGCAGGCTGAAGAACCACGGCTCAATAGCACGGAAATCCGCATCCTCGGCGCGCTGGTCGAGAAACAGGCCACCAACCCCGAGACCTACCCGTTGACGCTCAACGCCCTGGTACTGGCCTGCAACCAGAAAACCAGCCGCGAACCGGTGATGAACCTCAACCCGGGCCAGGTCGGCCAGAGCCTGCGGGCGCTGGAAGGTCGCGGTTTCACCAAGCTGGTGATGGGCAGCCGCGCCGACCGCTGGGAGCATCGGGTCGACAAAGCCCTGGAGCTGGTGCCGGCCCAGGTGGTCCTGATGGGCCTGCTGTTCCTGCGTGGCCCGCAAACGGTCAATGAGCTGTTGACCCGCAGCGGACGGATGCACGACTTCGAAGACGCCGAACAAGTGGTGCACCAGCTCGAACGTCTGATCGCCCGCGGCCTGGCGTTGCTGGTGCCACGCCAGGCCGGCCAGCGCGAAGACCGTTATGTGCACGCCATGGGTGACCCGGCGGACGTCGAAGCGATTCTCGCCGCCCGCCAGCACCCGGTGGAGCGTGGCGCCGGCGGCAGTGTCTCGCTGGAACGCATCGAGGAGCTCGAAGCGCGGATCGCGGCACTGGAAGAACGCCTG of Pseudomonas fluorescens contains these proteins:
- a CDS encoding DUF1993 domain-containing protein is translated as MTISLYAASVPVFKQMLNALSDVLNKAEAHATAKNIDPNAFLQARLYPDMFPLVRQVQIAVDFAKGVSARLAEVEVPKYEDSETTFAELQALIAKVLAFIDGISPAQIDGKEGIEIVTRPGTPKEKRFSGQNYLLTYGLPQFFFHVTTTYALLRHNGVEVGKRDYMGAF
- a CDS encoding YceH family protein, with the protein product MSIEEQQQAEEPRLNSTEIRILGALVEKQATNPETYPLTLNALVLACNQKTSREPVMNLNPGQVGQSLRALEGRGFTKLVMGSRADRWEHRVDKALELVPAQVVLMGLLFLRGPQTVNELLTRSGRMHDFEDAEQVVHQLERLIARGLALLVPRQAGQREDRYVHAMGDPADVEAILAARQHPVERGAGGSVSLERIEELEARIAALEERLARLE
- the sstT gene encoding serine/threonine transporter SstT; the protein is MTASSVTPLQRLKRTSLVTQIIIGLIAGIVLAWLAPDLAKSTAFIGKVFVSALKAVAPILVFVLVMASIANHKHGQETHIRPILFLYLLGTFAAAVVAVVASTLFPSSLVLSTQDVAVTAPGGISEVLQSLLLSVVDNPVRALMDGNFIGILAWAIGMGIAIRHAGQTTRTVLEDLSNGVTVIVRLVIRFAPLGIFGLVASTLATSGFGALLGYLQLLTVLIGCMLFVALVVNPLIVFWKLRRNPYPLVFTCLRESGITAFFTRSSAANIPVNLELSKRLGLHEDTYSVSIPLGATINMAGAAITITVLTLAAVHTLGIVVDVPTAVLLSVVAAICACGASGVAGGSLLLIPLACSLFGIPSEIAMQVVAVGFIIGVLQDSAETALNSSTDVLFTAAACLGEEEKLARTA
- a CDS encoding TerC family protein, with protein sequence MDYLLQLAASPTAWIALATLVVMEIVLGIDNLIFISILTNKLPVQHRAKARRIGIGMALILRLGLLSTIAFIVQLTEPVIEILGQAFSWKDMILIAGGLFLLWKATTEIHHSMDPAPNDPKSATSGVTLGFAAAIGQILMLDLVFSIDSIITAVGMTEHLPIMIIAVVVSVLVMLLAAEPLAKFINDNPTVVMLALGFLIMIGMTLIAEGFGAHVPKGYIYAAMAFSAAIEVLNMLSRRAKEKALADNA
- a CDS encoding DUF6021 family protein, which gives rise to MAQSKTPTGPHSSEHSSGDDLGFDPDSPDLEDPQVDPVGPAKAPLDKKDERKPKPYDPLGDLKP
- the pbpG gene encoding D-alanyl-D-alanine endopeptidase produces the protein MKIRLSIISLFIAFTGPFITHNAVAQETIAAPRDSAKLQVASGSAMLLDLQTDKVVYSSNPDVVVPIASVTKLMTGLIVLDAKQNLDEYISITIANTPEMKGVFSRVKLNSELSRRDVLLIALMSSENRAAASLAHHYPGGYAAFIAAMNAKAKALGMTSTHYVEPTGLSINNVSTARDLTKLLIAARKYPLLSELSTTKEKTVTFRKPVYSLGFRNTDHLVHKANWDIQLTKTGFTNQAGHCLVLVTKMGNRPMALVILDAFGKYTHFADASRIRSWVETGKSAAVPAVALQYKAAKNLKSRQSGVVEASK
- a CDS encoding MFS transporter encodes the protein MLLPIFLLSAAGFTVLTTEFVIVGLLPSIARDLHVTIPQAGLLVTLFAFTVAAFGPFLTAWFARFERRKLFISVLVMFGLANLLATFAPNIWVMAIARLIPALGLPVFWALASETAVDIVGPQLAGRAIARIGFGIVCATVFGIPVGTLIADAFGWRSAFAILAVIAFAKALLLFIYLPKTNLHQHQVSFRSQLKILRSPLMQGHVLLSILVFSGMFTAYTYLADILERLAGFDGTLVGWCLMGFGAVGLLGNSLGGRAVDRHPLIASMVFCLFLIGGMVALVPSIHSPLALAAAMGIWGVTQAALFLVSHVRLMKAAPQAPAFAASLNIAGANLGIGLGAMVGGRVIDNLGLDSVGFAAAGFIFVSILLALLLMTVKPRATCMDG
- the nhaR gene encoding transcriptional activator NhaR, translated to MLNYRQLHYFWVVAKTGSIVRACEQLNLTPQTISGQISLFEQTYNIKLFRRVGRQLELTEAGRQTLPYAEHMFQLGGELELMLRAQPNEQQTLFRVGVADVVPKSIVYRLLAPTMELSEPLRITCREDKLERLLADLAIQRLDLVISDSPMPTHLDIKGYSQKLGECGISFFATAALAERYGQDFPHGLHDAPLLIPGPETVVRSRLQRWFAEQQIQPRIVGEFDDSALMQAFGQSGSGIFIGPSVIAEEVKRQYGVEVIGQTDAVSESFYAISVERKVSHPGIVAIAEGARRELFST
- the folD gene encoding bifunctional methylenetetrahydrofolate dehydrogenase/methenyltetrahydrofolate cyclohydrolase FolD, with the protein product MTAQLIDGKSIAASLRQQIAQRVTERRQQGLRTPGLAVILVGSDPASQVYVSHKRKDCEEVGFLSQAYDLPSETTQQALADLIDRLNDDPNIDGVLLQLPLPEHLDASKLLERIRPDKDVDGFHPYNVGRLAQRIPLLRPCTPKGIMTLLESTGVDLYGLDAVVVGASNIVGRPMAMELLLAGCTVTVTHRFTKDLAGHVGRADLVVVAAGKPGLVRGEWIKEGAIVIDVGINRQDDGKLVGDVVYETALPRAGWITPVPGGVGPMTRACLLENTLYAAETLHS